The Archocentrus centrarchus isolate MPI-CPG fArcCen1 chromosome 7, fArcCen1, whole genome shotgun sequence genome window below encodes:
- the rbm10 gene encoding RNA-binding protein 10 isoform X1 — MDYERSRGGRGDRIGRYGTTHNDHNFRDMDYRGYGQEDEEAGTGFDVRVEGDRQYGHDEQSLGVHDFSPGCLQEHPGFHQRVDGRGDVGRDGKGLLWSPQSSHSQPDLAHPILQREEEGSRQEFEQLRPGLQERGRGKGGTGFPENSAPHSGSREGSWARGGSHSEQMEFSTGRQREDDRFSRAGAGKRRTFPVRVEEHTSGNAGPDLSHKELDQRDQDYRAELDHNQRPSNIIMLRMLPHSATANEIRAQLQEQGIQPREVRLMRNKSSGQSRGFAFVEFNLIQEATRWMETNQGVLSILGQRVSMHYSDPKPRANEDWLCNKCGVQNFKRREKCFKCNVPKSEAELKLPQLQKDLPVGFQKEGTQGLLPLPAPYHSSGPAVTPGQAPQQADAANDTLILRNLGPHTSVEAILSALAPFATLSPSNVRLIKDKHTHLNRGFAFLQLSTIVEASQLLQILQALQPPLSIDGKVIVVEFAKGSKRDVFVTDGSRVSAATVASTAIAAAQWAVTQTTPNGPGGGQSVDTGVYQQGAAITYSQEGHEYAGQDGTTFKSQADNRVAALTGGVASLNGAYTGGAAPAVISSEAVKPGSVVVQQPLVHTQTALITTTATTPGTQVEIVGKPQPAAPSQPATPGTDHELQQYPVPDVSTYHYDESSGYYYDPFTGLYYDPNSQYYYNSHTQQYMYWDGEKHTYIAAASQSNTEGAPPSDGAAPSDSPFAASGSKEKKDKPKNKTAQQIAKDMERWAKSLNRQKENMRSVSSSPATGSAAPPGYTRAPGHSRLDDHRESASADAGYAVLEKKGALSERPQIFLDQIRQSTESPPRQQGLVPAYSGETDSEEEGGEKDEKEGRLTDWVKLACLLCRRQFPSKEALIRHQQLSELHKQNLEQRRAQQEAASKERLADGLEAPQLKKRKFNPIDGITDTSLGARMLQGGVKRGLMLRNMQVE, encoded by the exons ATGGACTATGAGCGGAG CAGGGGTGGGCGAGGTGATCGTATAGGTCGCTATGGCACCACTCACAATGATCACAACTTCCGGGACATGGACTACCGTGGCTATGGTCAAGAGGATGAGGAGGCAGGAACAGGATTTGATGTCAGAGTGGAGGGGGATAGACAGTATGGTCATGATGAGCAGTCACTGGGTGTCCATGACTTCTCACCAGGTTGTTTGCAAGAGCATCCAGGGTTTCATCAGAGAGTAGATGGTAGAGGGGACGTAGGGCGTGACGGGAAAGGGCTCCTGTGGTCCCCTCAGAGCTCTCATTCACAGCCTGATTTAGCCCATCCTATActccagagagaggaggagggatcCAGGCAGGAATTTGAGCAGTTGCGGCCTGGCCTGCAGGAAAGGGGCCGGGGGAAAGGTGGAACAGGTTTTCCAGAGAACAGTGCCCCACATTCAGGGAGCAGGGAGGGCAGCTGGGCTCGGGGTGGTTCCCATTCTGAGCAGATGGAATTCAGTAcgggcagacagagagaggacgACAGGTTTTCTCGTGCTGGTGCAGGAAAGAGGAGG ACATTTCCAGTGAGAGTGGAGGAGCATACTTCTGGAAATGCTGGCCCAGACTTGTCACACAAAGAGTTGGATCAGAGAGACCAGGACTACCGTGCAGAGCTAGACCATAATCAAAGGCCCAGCAACATCATAATGCTTCGTATGTTGCCACACAGTGCGACTGCCAAtgag ATCCGGGCACAGCTTCAGGAGCAGGGGATCCAGCCAAGAGAGGTTCGCCTGATGAGGAACAAATCTTCAG GTCAGAGCCGAGGATTCGCCTTCGTCGAGTTTAATCTCATACAGGAGGCCACCCGCTGGATGGAGACCAACCAG gGAGTGCTGTCGATTCTAGGGCAGAGAGTGTCGATGCACTACAGCGACCCCAAACCGCGTGCCAATGAGGACTGGCTCTGCAACAAG TGTGGTGTACAAAACTTCAAAAGGAGAGAGAAGTGCTTCAAATGCAATGTGCCTAAATCAG AGGCTGAACTGAAGTTGCCCCAGTTACAGAAGGACTTGCCCGTTGGATTTCAAAAGGAGGGAACCCAAGGTTTGTTGCCCTTGCCAGCACCCTACCACTCTTCTGGTCCTGCTGTCACCCCGGGGCAAGCTCCACAACAGGCAGATGCCGCTAATGACA CTCTGATACTTAGGAACCTTGGCCCACATACATCAGTAGAAGCCATTTTGTCTGCTTTGGCTCCATTTGCCACTCTCTCCCCTTCCAACGTTCGCCTAATcaaggacaaacacacacacctcaacAGGGGCTttgcctttctgcagctctctaCCATAGTG GAGGCAtctcagctgctgcagattttgcaGGCTCTCCAACCACCTCTCTCGATTGATGGGAAGGTTATTGTAGTGGAGTTTGCTAAAGGCTCCAAACG GGATGTATTCGTAACAGATGGTAGCAGAGTGAGTGCTGCTACAGTGGCCAGCACAGCTATAGCTGCTGCACAGTGGGCTGTCACTCAG ACCACTCCAAATGGACCAGGTGGAGGCCAGAGTGTAGATACAGGTGTGTATCAACAGGGGGCAGCAATAACGTACAGTCAGGAAGGGCATGAGTACGCTGGGCAAGATGGCACAACTTTCAAGTCTCAAGCAGATAACAGGGTTGCTGCCTTGACTGGTGGAGTAGCTTCCCTGAATGGGGCATACACAGGAGGAGCAGCCCCAG CTGTCATTTCGTCTGAGGCGGTCAAACCTGGATCAGTGGTCGTGCAGCAGCCTCTCGTTCATACACAGACTGCTTTGATCACCACAACTGCCACCACACCAGGGACGCAG GTTGAGATAGTGGGAAAACCACAACCAGCTGCTCCCAGCCAACCTGCAACCCCAGGCACTGATCATGAGCTCCAGCAGTACC CTGTGCCAGATGTCTCCACATACCACTATGACGAAAGCTCTGGATACTACTATGACCCGTTCACAGGACTCTACTATGACCCTAATTCACAG tACTACTACAACTCTCACACTCAACAGTACATGTACTGGGATGGAGAGAAACATACCTATATTGCTGCTGCCAGCCAGTCTAACACAGAAGGCGCTCCTCCAAGTGATGGTGCAGCCCCATCGGACTCACCGTTTGCTGCCTCTGGCAGCaaggagaaaaaagacaaaccCAAGAATAAAACAGCTCAACAG ATTGCCAAAGATATGGAGCGTTGGGCTAAAAGTCTTAATAGACAAAAGGAGAACATGCGTTCCGTCTCTTCGTCCCCTGCCACTGGCTCAGCAGCACCTCCTGGTTATACTCGAGCACCTGGTCACAGTCGCCTAGATGACCACAGAGAGTCTGCAAGTGCTGATGCGGGCTATGCTGTTCTAGAGAAAAAG GGGGCGCTGTCTGAACGGCCTCAGATCTTTCTGGACCAGATCCGACAAAGTACAGAA tcGCCTCCTCGGCAGCAGGGTCTGGTCCCAGCCTACAGTGGAGAAACTGACAGTGAAGAAGAAGGAGGCGAGAAAGATGAAAAAGAAGGAAGATTGACAGACTGGGTTAAACTGGCCTGTCTGCTGTGTAGGAGGCAGTTCCCAAGCAAGGAGGCCCTGATCAGGCACCAGCAGCTCTCTGAACTACATAAG CAAAACTTGGAGCAGAGACGAGCCCAGCAAGAAGCTGCAAGCAAAGAG AGGCTAGCAGATGGACTTGAAGCTCCTCAGCTTAAGAAGAGGAAGTTTAACCCTAT tgatgggatcACAGACACTAGTCTTGGTGCAAGAATGCTACAGGGAGGTGTGAAAAGAGGGCTAATGTTGCGCAATATGCAAGTGGAGTGA
- the rbm10 gene encoding RNA-binding protein 10 isoform X2 — MDYERRGGRGDRIGRYGTTHNDHNFRDMDYRGYGQEDEEAGTGFDVRVEGDRQYGHDEQSLGVHDFSPGCLQEHPGFHQRVDGRGDVGRDGKGLLWSPQSSHSQPDLAHPILQREEEGSRQEFEQLRPGLQERGRGKGGTGFPENSAPHSGSREGSWARGGSHSEQMEFSTGRQREDDRFSRAGAGKRRTFPVRVEEHTSGNAGPDLSHKELDQRDQDYRAELDHNQRPSNIIMLRMLPHSATANEIRAQLQEQGIQPREVRLMRNKSSGQSRGFAFVEFNLIQEATRWMETNQGVLSILGQRVSMHYSDPKPRANEDWLCNKCGVQNFKRREKCFKCNVPKSEAELKLPQLQKDLPVGFQKEGTQGLLPLPAPYHSSGPAVTPGQAPQQADAANDTLILRNLGPHTSVEAILSALAPFATLSPSNVRLIKDKHTHLNRGFAFLQLSTIVEASQLLQILQALQPPLSIDGKVIVVEFAKGSKRDVFVTDGSRVSAATVASTAIAAAQWAVTQTTPNGPGGGQSVDTGVYQQGAAITYSQEGHEYAGQDGTTFKSQADNRVAALTGGVASLNGAYTGGAAPAVISSEAVKPGSVVVQQPLVHTQTALITTTATTPGTQVEIVGKPQPAAPSQPATPGTDHELQQYPVPDVSTYHYDESSGYYYDPFTGLYYDPNSQYYYNSHTQQYMYWDGEKHTYIAAASQSNTEGAPPSDGAAPSDSPFAASGSKEKKDKPKNKTAQQIAKDMERWAKSLNRQKENMRSVSSSPATGSAAPPGYTRAPGHSRLDDHRESASADAGYAVLEKKGALSERPQIFLDQIRQSTESPPRQQGLVPAYSGETDSEEEGGEKDEKEGRLTDWVKLACLLCRRQFPSKEALIRHQQLSELHKQNLEQRRAQQEAASKERLADGLEAPQLKKRKFNPIDGITDTSLGARMLQGGVKRGLMLRNMQVE; from the exons ATGGACTATGAGCGGAG GGGTGGGCGAGGTGATCGTATAGGTCGCTATGGCACCACTCACAATGATCACAACTTCCGGGACATGGACTACCGTGGCTATGGTCAAGAGGATGAGGAGGCAGGAACAGGATTTGATGTCAGAGTGGAGGGGGATAGACAGTATGGTCATGATGAGCAGTCACTGGGTGTCCATGACTTCTCACCAGGTTGTTTGCAAGAGCATCCAGGGTTTCATCAGAGAGTAGATGGTAGAGGGGACGTAGGGCGTGACGGGAAAGGGCTCCTGTGGTCCCCTCAGAGCTCTCATTCACAGCCTGATTTAGCCCATCCTATActccagagagaggaggagggatcCAGGCAGGAATTTGAGCAGTTGCGGCCTGGCCTGCAGGAAAGGGGCCGGGGGAAAGGTGGAACAGGTTTTCCAGAGAACAGTGCCCCACATTCAGGGAGCAGGGAGGGCAGCTGGGCTCGGGGTGGTTCCCATTCTGAGCAGATGGAATTCAGTAcgggcagacagagagaggacgACAGGTTTTCTCGTGCTGGTGCAGGAAAGAGGAGG ACATTTCCAGTGAGAGTGGAGGAGCATACTTCTGGAAATGCTGGCCCAGACTTGTCACACAAAGAGTTGGATCAGAGAGACCAGGACTACCGTGCAGAGCTAGACCATAATCAAAGGCCCAGCAACATCATAATGCTTCGTATGTTGCCACACAGTGCGACTGCCAAtgag ATCCGGGCACAGCTTCAGGAGCAGGGGATCCAGCCAAGAGAGGTTCGCCTGATGAGGAACAAATCTTCAG GTCAGAGCCGAGGATTCGCCTTCGTCGAGTTTAATCTCATACAGGAGGCCACCCGCTGGATGGAGACCAACCAG gGAGTGCTGTCGATTCTAGGGCAGAGAGTGTCGATGCACTACAGCGACCCCAAACCGCGTGCCAATGAGGACTGGCTCTGCAACAAG TGTGGTGTACAAAACTTCAAAAGGAGAGAGAAGTGCTTCAAATGCAATGTGCCTAAATCAG AGGCTGAACTGAAGTTGCCCCAGTTACAGAAGGACTTGCCCGTTGGATTTCAAAAGGAGGGAACCCAAGGTTTGTTGCCCTTGCCAGCACCCTACCACTCTTCTGGTCCTGCTGTCACCCCGGGGCAAGCTCCACAACAGGCAGATGCCGCTAATGACA CTCTGATACTTAGGAACCTTGGCCCACATACATCAGTAGAAGCCATTTTGTCTGCTTTGGCTCCATTTGCCACTCTCTCCCCTTCCAACGTTCGCCTAATcaaggacaaacacacacacctcaacAGGGGCTttgcctttctgcagctctctaCCATAGTG GAGGCAtctcagctgctgcagattttgcaGGCTCTCCAACCACCTCTCTCGATTGATGGGAAGGTTATTGTAGTGGAGTTTGCTAAAGGCTCCAAACG GGATGTATTCGTAACAGATGGTAGCAGAGTGAGTGCTGCTACAGTGGCCAGCACAGCTATAGCTGCTGCACAGTGGGCTGTCACTCAG ACCACTCCAAATGGACCAGGTGGAGGCCAGAGTGTAGATACAGGTGTGTATCAACAGGGGGCAGCAATAACGTACAGTCAGGAAGGGCATGAGTACGCTGGGCAAGATGGCACAACTTTCAAGTCTCAAGCAGATAACAGGGTTGCTGCCTTGACTGGTGGAGTAGCTTCCCTGAATGGGGCATACACAGGAGGAGCAGCCCCAG CTGTCATTTCGTCTGAGGCGGTCAAACCTGGATCAGTGGTCGTGCAGCAGCCTCTCGTTCATACACAGACTGCTTTGATCACCACAACTGCCACCACACCAGGGACGCAG GTTGAGATAGTGGGAAAACCACAACCAGCTGCTCCCAGCCAACCTGCAACCCCAGGCACTGATCATGAGCTCCAGCAGTACC CTGTGCCAGATGTCTCCACATACCACTATGACGAAAGCTCTGGATACTACTATGACCCGTTCACAGGACTCTACTATGACCCTAATTCACAG tACTACTACAACTCTCACACTCAACAGTACATGTACTGGGATGGAGAGAAACATACCTATATTGCTGCTGCCAGCCAGTCTAACACAGAAGGCGCTCCTCCAAGTGATGGTGCAGCCCCATCGGACTCACCGTTTGCTGCCTCTGGCAGCaaggagaaaaaagacaaaccCAAGAATAAAACAGCTCAACAG ATTGCCAAAGATATGGAGCGTTGGGCTAAAAGTCTTAATAGACAAAAGGAGAACATGCGTTCCGTCTCTTCGTCCCCTGCCACTGGCTCAGCAGCACCTCCTGGTTATACTCGAGCACCTGGTCACAGTCGCCTAGATGACCACAGAGAGTCTGCAAGTGCTGATGCGGGCTATGCTGTTCTAGAGAAAAAG GGGGCGCTGTCTGAACGGCCTCAGATCTTTCTGGACCAGATCCGACAAAGTACAGAA tcGCCTCCTCGGCAGCAGGGTCTGGTCCCAGCCTACAGTGGAGAAACTGACAGTGAAGAAGAAGGAGGCGAGAAAGATGAAAAAGAAGGAAGATTGACAGACTGGGTTAAACTGGCCTGTCTGCTGTGTAGGAGGCAGTTCCCAAGCAAGGAGGCCCTGATCAGGCACCAGCAGCTCTCTGAACTACATAAG CAAAACTTGGAGCAGAGACGAGCCCAGCAAGAAGCTGCAAGCAAAGAG AGGCTAGCAGATGGACTTGAAGCTCCTCAGCTTAAGAAGAGGAAGTTTAACCCTAT tgatgggatcACAGACACTAGTCTTGGTGCAAGAATGCTACAGGGAGGTGTGAAAAGAGGGCTAATGTTGCGCAATATGCAAGTGGAGTGA
- the LOC115782828 gene encoding rho-related GTP-binding protein RhoA-C-like — MRTSGGRSFPVGQEEEKGGQRNNKMAAIRKKLVIVGDGACGKTCLLIVFSKDQFPEVYVPTVFENYVADIEVDGKQVELALWDTAGQEDYDRLRPLSYPDTDVILMCFSVDSPDSLENIPEKWTPEVKHFCPNVPIILVGNKKDLRNDDHTRRELAKMKQEPVKYEDGKEMANRISAYGYQECSAKTKDGVREVFEMATRAALQAKKRNRKSTCLLL; from the exons ATGCGTACTAGCGGTGGGCGGAGTTTTCCAGTTGGTCAGGAAGAGGAGAAAGGCGGACAGAGAAACAACAAG ATGGCTGCTATCAGAAAGAAGTTGGTGATCGTTGGTGATGGTGCATGTGGGAAAACCTGCCTCCTCATCGTGTTCAGTAAGGACCAGTTTCCTGAGGTCTACGTACCCACCGTGTTTGAAAACTATGTGGCAGACATTGAAGTGGACGGGAAACAG GTAGAACTAGCACTTTGGGACACAGCAGGTCAGGAAGATTATGACAGGCTGAGGCCTCTGTCCTACCCAGACACCGATGTTATCctcatgtgtttttctgtggACAGTCCTGACAGTTTAG AGAATATTCCAGAAAAGTGGACTCCTGAGGTGAAACACTTTTGTCCAAATGTTCCCATCATCCTGGTGGGCAATAAAAAAGATCTGCGCAATGATGACCACACCAGACGAGAGCTAGCCAAAATGAAACAG GAACCAGTCAAATATGAAGATGGGAAAGAGATGGCAAACCGCATCAGTGCCTACGGCTACCAAGAGTGTTCTGCCAAAACCAAAGATGGTGTGAGGGAAGTCTTTGAGATGGCAACTAGAGCTGCATTGCAGGCCAAGAAGCGTAACAGGAAGTCCACCTGCCTTCTGTTATAG
- the usp21 gene encoding ubiquitin carboxyl-terminal hydrolase 21 — protein sequence MPGASGVNGEGSCEALCRTLVSQNGLQRETTDISQSVLYTSLMGLLLVADNEKEQLTLGSGRVGLRNIGNTCFLNAVVQCLSHTCGLRDYCLLKSYKPEKFSKEEAKLMEAFSKVLSGLWDINDEGTVVNPRQFYSVFTEAVPYFSGYSQQDAQEFLRFLLDKLHTEINRRPYIRRTGKEPEQKFARFRISEEAAVMWKKHLERDDSIIVDLFSGQLRSSLHCSVCSHYSNTFDVFCDLSLPIPKRSTTREVTLRECLDLFSQEEKLDKENSPMCERCNRRTECTKRLSIQRFPQVIVIHLNRFTMSRWSISKSTIYVSFPLTSLDLGPYGPVDCGSVLYDLYAICNHAGTVNMGHYTACCLDENGWCFYNDSSVTPLTENQLQTNQAYVLFYQRSNSTATVRK from the exons ATGCCTGGAGCCAGTGGCGTCAATGGGGAGGGCTCTTGTGAAGCTCTGTGTCGAACCCTCGTGTCTCAGAACGGCCTCCAGAGAGAAACAACTGACATCTCCCAGTCTGTCCTCTACACGTCACTCATGGGCCTGCTTCTGGTCGCTGACAATGAG AAAGAGCAGCTCACCTTAGGAAGTGGAAGGGTTGGCCTTAGAAACATAGGAAACACT TGTTTCCTAAATGCAGTTGTCCAGTGTTTGTCTCACACATGTGGCCTACGGGACTACTGCCTCCTCAAATCTTACAAGCCTGAGAAGTTCTCCAAAGAGGAAGCTAAGCTCATGGAAG CTTTCTCTAAGGTGCTGTCAGGCCTTTGGGATATAAATGATGAAGGCACAGTTGTAAATCCTAGAcagttttacagtgttttcacaGAAGCGGTGCCTTACTTCAGCGGTTACAG TCAACAGGACGCCCAGGAGTTCCTCAGGTTCCTACTGGACAAACTGCATACTGAAATAAATCGCAGACCATACATTAGAAGAACTGGGAAGGAGCCTGAACAAAAATTTGCTAGGTTTcg AATTTCTGAGGAGGCAGCTGTCATGTGGAAGAAGCACTTGGAGAGAGATGACAGCATAATAGTTG ACCTGTTCTCAGGCCAGCTGCGGAGCTCGCTGCATTGCTCAGTTTGCTCCCACTACTCCAACACGTTTGATGTGTTCTGCGATCTGTCGCTGCCTATCCCTAAGAGGAGCACTACAAGGGAGGTCACTCTGAGGGAGTGCCTAGACCTCTTCTCTCAGGAGGAGAAACTGGACAAGGAGAATTCACCA ATGTGCGAGAGGTGTAACAGGCGCACAGAGTGCACCAAGCGGCTGTCCATCCAGAGGTTTCCTCAGGTTATAGTGATCC ATCTGAACCGCTTTACGATGTCGAGGTGGTCGATCAGTAAAAGCACGATATATGTGTCCTTCCCGCTCACCAGCCTTGACCTTGGACCGTACGGACCTGTCGACTGCG GCTCAGTTCTGTATGATTTATATGCAATATGCAACCACGCTGGGACAGTGAATATGGGACATTACACAGCCTGCTGCTTAGATGAAAATGGCTGGTGCTTTTACAATGATTCCAG TGTCACTCCACTCACAGAGAACCAGCTTCAGACCAATCAAGCCTATGTGCTATTCTACCAGCGCAGCAACAGCACCGCCACCGTCAGGAAATAG
- the arhgef3l gene encoding rho guanine nucleotide exchange factor (GEF) 3, like, which translates to MEVEETGDKRTSWSAVPGEANSVLCDHAGKKRKQDPVPELVNRIVEDEEEEDDGEIMSDINKDSEEPSNKRVKPVAKSNSLTGVLTPVKTPALKRIGQSISRSISFRTDARPLPPAPLRSRTKASSFPRRRNSQCWSDTVESHDLTAKEIKRQEVIYELTQGERQLIEDLSLVKKVYYEPMLKLDIMTESELGQIFGTLDSLIPLHQDLLTRLERLRGSEKTVGEVGPTLLNWFPCLEAYVTYCCNQVGAKALLDQKKHEKRVEHFLRLCQESSFSRKLDLWNFLDLPRSRLVKYPLLLKEIQKCTPPDHPDEDTLPDALELIQSIVAEVNKKTGEAECQFYRRGLSYLEESQRLPEIQQSRFLYCHGELKNNKGQRLHVFLFELVLVLSRPGEDKDGGEVFHVYRQPLPNALINLEEIPDGEAAGGGTFRGAFTGGNDKVKNCFRVSSRGRAKAHSYSLQANDSFSKQQWITCLRQAIVQSRDRNAHTSQSPLSTHHDPALYHIAELSLSSDTEMADHTCR; encoded by the exons ATGGAAGTGGAGGAGACTGGTGACAAAAGGACTTCCTG GTCTGCTGTGCCAGGAGAGGCAAACTCAGTCCTCTGTGATCATGCAGGG aagaagagaaaacaagACCCAGTCCCTGAACTTGTGAACAGAATCGTAGAG gatgaagaagaagaggatgatggtgaaATAATGTCTGACATTAATAAGGATTCGGAG GAGCCCAGTAACAAGAGGGTTAAACCCGTGGCAAAGTCCAATAGCCTAACAGGTGTCTTAACCCCTGTGAAGACCCCTGCTCTGAAGCGCATTGGGCAGTCTATTTCG CGGTCTATTAGTTTTCGCACAGATGCTCGACCTTTGCCCCCGGCCCCCCTGCGTTCCCGGACAAAGGCCTCCTCTTTTCCACGTCGCCGCAACAGCCAGTGTTGGAGTGACACCGTGGAAAGTCACGACCTCACAGCAAAGGAAATCAAACGGCAGGAG GTCATATATGAGCTGACCCAAGGAGAGAGGCAACTTATAGAGGACCTCAGTTTGGTCAAGAAG GTGTACTATGAGCCCATGCTGAAGTTAGACATAATGACAGAGAGTGAACTTGGACAGATCTTTGGCACTCTGGACTCACTCATCCCCCTCCATCAAG ATCTGCTGACTCGTCTTGAGCGACTGAGAGGCTCAGAGAAAACAGTTGGAGAGGTGGGGCCAACTCTGTTGAACTGG tttccTTGCCTGGAGGCCTATGTTACATACTGCTGCAACCAGGTGGGGGCCAAAGCCTTGCTGGACCAGAAGAAGCACGAGAAAAGAGTGGAGCACTTCCTGCGCCTCTGTCAGGAGTCTTCGTTCAGCAGGAAACTGGACCTGTGGAACTTCCTGGATCTCCCTCGAAGCCGTTTGGTCAAATACCCTCTGTTGTTGAAAGAGATACAGAAGTGCACTCCGCCTGATCACCCAGATGAGGACACGTTGCCTGATGCT TTGGAGTTGATCCAGAGCATCGTGGCAGAGGTGAACAAAAAGACAGGGGAAGCAGAGTGTCAGTTCTACAGGCGGGGTCTTTCCTACCTCGAAGAGAGCCAGCGGCTACCAGAGATCCAGCAGTCCCGCTTCCTCTATTGCCATGGAGAACTCAAGAACAACAAGGGCCAG CGGCTGCATGTGTTCCTATTTGAGCTGGTGTTGGTGTTGAGTAGACCAGGAGAGGACAAGGACGGCGGTGAGGTGTTTCATGTGTACCGACAGCCTCTGCCCAATGCCTTGATAAATCTGGAGGAGATCCCCGACGGTGAGGCTGCTGGAGGGGGCACCTTCAGAGGAGCCTTCACAGGGGGAAATGATAAAG TGAAGAATTGTTTCCGTGTGAGCAGCAGAGGGCGCGCCAAAGCTCACTCTTACAGTCTGCAGGCCAATGACTCCTTCAGCAAGCAGCAGTGGATCACCTGTCTGCGCCAGGCGATTGTCCAGTCACGAGATAGGAATGCTCACACCAGCCAGTCGCCGCTCTCTACTCACCACGATCCCGCCCTGTATCACATAGCCGAGCTGAGCCTGAGCTCGGACACAGAAATGGCAGACCATACCTGTCGCTGA